Proteins encoded together in one Juglans regia cultivar Chandler chromosome 9, Walnut 2.0, whole genome shotgun sequence window:
- the LOC108993582 gene encoding probable serine/threonine-protein kinase PBL23: MGCFPCCMSQKDIDGESGINENRDTKTTSFSKLSGKSDSSRRRFITEEIQKVGKGTISARAYTFRELCVATQNFHSENLLGEGGFGRVYKGHIASTNQVVAVKQLDRNGFQGNREFLVEVLMLSLLHHPNLVNLVGYCADGDQRILVYEYMPNGSLEDHLLDIAPDKKPLDWITRMKIAEGAARGLEYLHETADPPVIYRDFKASNILLDENFNPKLSDFGLAKLGPTGDKSHVSTRVMGTYGYCAPEYALTGQLTTKSDVYSFGVVFLEIITGRRVIDNTRATEEQNLVTWAQPLFRDRRNFTLMADPLLEGLYPVKALYQALAVAAMCLQEEADTRPLICDVVTALEFLAVNENEDQVDDDDQKDDGNEACPDRNSSGESDIETDVDDDDNIEEVGKKRQEKGDNGSVSF; encoded by the exons ATGGGGTGTTTTCCATGTTGCATGTCACAAAAGGATATCGACGGAGAATCGGGCATTAACGAAAACCGTGACACAAAAACTACCTCCTTCAGTAAGCTCTCCGGCAAAtcag ATAGCAGCAGGCGACGGTTCATAACGGAAGAGATACAAAAGGTGGGAAAGGGAACCATCTCCGCCAGGGCTTATACTTTCCGTGAATTGTGCGTTGCTACTCAAAACTTCCATTCTGAGAATCTGCTAGGTGAAGGAGGATTTGGGAGGGTGTACAAAGGGCACATCGCAAGCACAAATCAA GTAGTTGCGGTTAAGCAACTCGACAGGAATGGATTCCAAGGGAACAGAGAATTTCTTGTGGAGGTTTTGATGTTGAGTCTTCTTCACCATCCTAACCTTGTCAATTTGGTTGGATATTGTGCTGATGGGGATCAGAGGATTTTAGTTTATGAGTACATGCCCAATGGTTCCTTGGAGGATCATCTTCTTG ATATAGCTCCAGATAAAAAACCTCTGGACTGGATTACCAGGATGAAAATTGCTGAAGGTGCAGCAAGAGGGCTTGAATACTTGCATGAAACAGCTGATCCACCAGTTATATATCGTGATTTCAAAGCATCGAACATACTATTGGACGAGAACTTCAATCCAAAGCTTTCAGATTTTGGCCTTGCAAAGCTAGGTCCAACTGGGGACAAGTCCCATGTCTCCACCAGGGTGATGGGAACCTACGGCTACTGTGCACCTGAGTATGCACTCACAGGTCAATTAACAACAAAGTCTGATGTCTACAGCTTTGGAGTGGTGTTTTTGGAGATAATCACGGGAAGGAGGGTCATTGACAATACAAGAGCAACAGAAGAGCAAAATCTAGTTACTTGG GCACAACCACTATTTAGAGACAGAAGGAACTTTACATTAATGGCTGATCCGTTGCTTGAAGGGCTGTACCCTGTAAAGGCTCTCTACCAAGCTCTGGCAGTTGCAGCCATGTGTCTCCAAGAGGAAGCCGATACTAGGCCTTTGATCTGTGATGTCGTTACCGCTCTCGAATTTCTAGCAGTGAATGAGAATGAAGATcaggtcgatgatgatgatcagaaaGATGATGGCAATGAAGCTTGTCCTGATAGAAATAGCAGTGGAGAATCAGATATCGAGACTGAtgtagatgatgatgataatattgAGGAGGTGGGGAAGAAGAGACAGGAAAAAGGTGACAATGGATCAGTTAGCTTTTGA